A genome region from Hippopotamus amphibius kiboko isolate mHipAmp2 chromosome 1, mHipAmp2.hap2, whole genome shotgun sequence includes the following:
- the CAMK2N1 gene encoding calcium/calmodulin-dependent protein kinase II inhibitor 1 has protein sequence MSEVLPYGDEKLSAYGDGGDVGQIFSCRLQDTNNFFGAGQNKRPPKLGQIGRSKRVVIEDDRIDDVLKNMTDKAPPGV, from the exons ATGTCGGAGGTGCTGCCCTACGGCGACGAGAAGCTGAGCGCCTACGGCGACGGCGGCGACGTGGGCCAGATCTTCTCCTGCCGCCTGCAGGACACCAACAACTTCTTCGGCGCCGGGCAGAACAAGCGGCCGCCCAAGCTGGGCCAGATCGGCCGGAGCAAGCGGG TTGTTATTGAAGATGATAGGATTGATGACGTGCTGAAAAATATGACAGACAAGGCACCTCCTGGTGTCTAA